A stretch of Sphingomicrobium flavum DNA encodes these proteins:
- a CDS encoding tetratricopeptide repeat protein, translated as MMAYLLILLLAAAILGAMWLTRLRGPHLTIVAATLAFGAAGYALAGRPALDGDPRAEQQARAPMPLTGARRAFFGQFDFADQWIIIAEGYAARGETRDAAGVIRSGLRESPRNLALWTMYGNALTDHAGGLNPAAEFAFARAEELGPEHPGPRFFRALAQARSGQVDPALATWRELLEELPEDAAVRPLIEQGIATFQAPGNPQSSGT; from the coding sequence ATGATGGCTTACCTTCTCATCCTGCTGCTGGCGGCGGCGATCCTGGGGGCGATGTGGCTGACGCGGCTGCGCGGGCCCCATCTCACCATCGTGGCAGCAACCTTGGCGTTCGGTGCAGCGGGTTACGCGCTGGCCGGCCGACCGGCTCTCGACGGCGACCCGCGCGCCGAGCAGCAGGCTCGCGCGCCCATGCCGCTGACGGGCGCGCGCCGTGCTTTCTTCGGCCAGTTCGATTTTGCCGATCAGTGGATCATCATCGCCGAGGGCTATGCCGCGCGCGGAGAGACGCGCGATGCCGCTGGCGTCATCCGTTCCGGGCTGCGCGAAAGCCCGCGCAATCTCGCGCTGTGGACCATGTATGGCAACGCGCTGACCGACCATGCCGGAGGTCTCAATCCTGCAGCCGAATTTGCCTTCGCTCGGGCGGAAGAGTTGGGTCCGGAACATCCCGGCCCGCGCTTTTTCCGCGCGTTGGCGCAGGCGCGCTCGGGCCAGGTCGACCCTGCGCTCGCAACCTGGCGCGAACTGCTTGAGGAATTGCCCGAGGATGCCGCGGTGCGCCCCCTGATCGAACAGGGGATCGCGACCTTCCAGGCGCCCGGCAATCCTCAGTCGAGCGGGACGTAA
- a CDS encoding cytochrome c-type biogenesis protein, whose protein sequence is MKLWLLALALLVASPAFAQGRLADAEFANRQLPDAAEERAAHDLMAELRCLVCQGQSIIDSDADMAGDMRHLIRTRIAAGESPEQIRAYLIERYGDWVSYRPAAGNRLFWPLYAAPILLLALGLFMLRRRFRRRGQ, encoded by the coding sequence ATGAAACTGTGGCTCCTCGCACTCGCGCTATTGGTCGCATCGCCCGCCTTCGCGCAGGGCCGCTTGGCCGACGCAGAATTTGCCAACCGGCAATTGCCTGATGCGGCTGAGGAACGCGCCGCGCACGATCTGATGGCGGAGCTCCGCTGCCTCGTCTGCCAGGGCCAATCGATCATCGACAGCGATGCCGACATGGCGGGCGACATGCGCCATCTGATCCGCACCCGCATCGCTGCGGGCGAGAGTCCCGAGCAGATCCGTGCCTATCTGATCGAACGTTATGGCGACTGGGTCAGCTATCGCCCGGCGGCGGGGAACAGGCTGTTCTGGCCCCTTTATGCCGCGCCCATCCTCCTCTTGGCGCTGGGCTTGTTCATGCTGCGCCGCCGTTTCCGGAGGCGCGGACAATGA